In Vibrio sp. 10N, the following proteins share a genomic window:
- a CDS encoding serine/threonine protein kinase: MTDTAFNFDALTPDFMWYALESIGVRAESGLLPLNSYENRVYQFTDEERKRYVVKFYRPQRWSQAQIQEEHDFAHELLEHEVPVSAPLTINGQSIHEYQGYLFTLFASEGGRQFEVDNLEQIEWVGRFLGRIHKVGASKPFEHRPTIGLDEYLYQPRKLLQNSSFIPAHLENAFFSDLDMLIGQIEAHWQPTETIRLHGDCHPGNILWRDGPMFVDLDDARNGPAVQDLWMLLNGDRQDKLMQLDVLLEGYQEFSELPSSQLKLIEPLRGLRMVHYMAWLAKRWHDPAFPQAFPWFNDAKYWEGQVLGFKEQIAALNEKPLSLQPQW, encoded by the coding sequence ATGACAGACACTGCGTTCAACTTCGACGCCCTAACCCCGGATTTCATGTGGTACGCCCTGGAAAGTATCGGTGTCAGAGCCGAATCCGGCCTGCTTCCCCTCAACAGCTATGAAAACCGCGTGTATCAGTTCACCGATGAAGAGCGTAAGCGCTACGTGGTTAAGTTCTATCGCCCGCAACGTTGGAGCCAAGCACAAATCCAAGAAGAGCACGACTTTGCTCATGAGCTTTTGGAACATGAGGTCCCTGTCTCTGCTCCGCTTACCATCAACGGACAGAGCATTCATGAATACCAAGGCTATCTATTTACTTTGTTCGCAAGCGAAGGCGGCAGACAGTTTGAGGTGGATAACCTTGAACAAATTGAATGGGTAGGACGCTTCCTAGGTCGTATCCATAAAGTCGGCGCCAGCAAGCCTTTCGAACATCGCCCCACAATCGGGTTGGATGAGTACCTTTACCAGCCACGCAAGCTACTGCAGAACTCAAGCTTTATCCCTGCACATCTGGAAAATGCCTTCTTTAGCGACTTAGATATGCTGATCGGCCAAATTGAAGCTCATTGGCAGCCGACAGAAACCATCAGGCTACATGGCGATTGCCATCCAGGCAATATTTTATGGCGTGATGGGCCAATGTTTGTCGACCTCGACGATGCTCGCAACGGCCCGGCAGTGCAAGATCTGTGGATGCTGCTCAACGGAGATCGTCAAGATAAACTGATGCAACTCGATGTGTTATTAGAGGGGTATCAAGAATTCAGTGAATTGCCTAGTAGTCAGTTGAAACTTATTGAACCATTACGCGGTCTACGTATGGTGCACTACATGGCATGGCTCGCCAAACGCTGGCACGATCCGGCATTTCCACAAGCGTTTCCTTGGTTCAATGACGCCAAATACTGGGAAGGTCAGGTACTTGGTTTTAAAGAGCAAATTGCCGCTCTTAACGAAAAGCCACTTTCATTGCAGCCGCAGTGGTGA
- a CDS encoding thiol:disulfide interchange protein DsbA/DsbL has protein sequence MKKIIALFATLLVSLSVSAAQFQEGTHYKVLELEKSSKPVVTEFFSFYCPHCNSFEPIIAQLKKKIPADAKFQKNHVSFMGGPMGLSMSKAYATMIALKVEDKMTPVLFNRIHNLNKPPKNDEELRQIFLDEGVDAKKFDSAFNGFAVDSMVRRFDKQFKDSGLTGVPAVIVNNKYLVEAGGITSLDEYFELVNFLLKK, from the coding sequence ATGAAAAAAATCATCGCACTTTTTGCGACGCTACTCGTCAGCCTAAGCGTCAGTGCCGCGCAGTTCCAAGAAGGGACTCACTATAAAGTGTTGGAGTTAGAAAAGTCATCAAAGCCTGTGGTGACCGAGTTCTTCTCATTCTATTGCCCGCACTGTAACAGCTTTGAGCCAATCATCGCTCAGCTTAAAAAGAAGATCCCTGCTGACGCCAAATTCCAGAAGAACCACGTTTCTTTTATGGGTGGTCCAATGGGTCTTTCGATGAGTAAGGCTTACGCGACAATGATCGCGCTAAAAGTCGAAGATAAAATGACGCCAGTACTGTTTAACCGTATTCACAACTTAAACAAACCGCCGAAAAACGATGAAGAGCTACGCCAAATCTTCCTAGATGAAGGGGTAGACGCTAAGAAATTCGATTCAGCGTTTAACGGTTTTGCCGTTGATTCCATGGTTCGTCGCTTCGATAAGCAATTTAAAGATAGCGGCCTAACGGGTGTTCCTGCGGTAATCGTTAACAACAAGTACCTAGTTGAAGCGGGTGGCATTACCTCTCTTGATGAGTATTTTGAGCTGGTTAACTTCCTACTGAAAAAGTAA
- a CDS encoding acyltransferase, which produces MLGYLIFVMSSSLVILNTAFCSIPILGFGLIKLALPFKPIQALCTKLANKFMWLWATVNHAILCLINPKLEWEIEGIEALRKDGWYLMISNHLSWTDIVVLCSVFKDRIPMPKFFLKQQLLYVPFVGMACWALNMPFMKRYSREYLIKHPEKRGQDLETTRRSCAKFKDTPTTVVNYVEGTRFTTEKQKRSKSGFQHLLQPKSGGIAYTLAAMGEQFDRIIDVTLAYPENRVEPFKAALMGNMTKIVVKVQTLPIDENVSGDYFNDKPYKRRFQQWLGDVWQQKDDMLKQIHRK; this is translated from the coding sequence ATGCTTGGATACCTAATTTTTGTAATGAGTTCGTCGCTCGTCATCCTCAATACCGCATTTTGCTCGATCCCTATCTTAGGCTTTGGGCTGATCAAACTGGCGCTGCCGTTTAAGCCCATTCAGGCCTTATGTACCAAACTTGCGAATAAGTTTATGTGGCTATGGGCAACGGTGAATCACGCAATACTTTGTTTGATAAACCCTAAGCTTGAATGGGAAATTGAAGGCATTGAAGCGCTGAGAAAAGATGGCTGGTATTTGATGATCAGCAATCACTTAAGCTGGACCGATATTGTGGTCTTGTGCAGCGTATTCAAAGATCGCATTCCTATGCCCAAATTCTTCCTCAAGCAGCAACTGCTGTACGTTCCTTTTGTGGGTATGGCGTGCTGGGCGCTCAATATGCCATTTATGAAGCGCTACTCTCGTGAATATTTAATTAAGCACCCAGAAAAACGTGGCCAAGACTTAGAAACTACGCGTCGCTCTTGTGCCAAATTTAAGGATACGCCGACAACGGTGGTGAATTACGTCGAAGGCACGCGCTTTACCACTGAGAAGCAAAAGCGCAGTAAGTCGGGTTTCCAGCACTTGCTGCAACCGAAATCAGGCGGTATCGCGTATACGTTGGCGGCGATGGGCGAGCAGTTTGATAGGATTATCGATGTCACTTTGGCTTACCCTGAGAATAGAGTCGAGCCATTTAAAGCGGCGTTGATGGGTAACATGACCAAGATTGTGGTAAAAGTGCAGACTCTGCCCATCGATGAGAATGTGTCAGGGGATTACTTCAACGATAAGCCCTATAAGCGTCGTTTCCAGCAATGGCTTGGGGATGTCTGGCAGCAAAAAGATGATATGTTGAAACAGATTCATCGCAAATAA
- a CDS encoding DUF2860 family protein, protein MKRAWSVLAVSLSVVSYGAAAKLGESNGFSGEIALNAAYASKTSNLSNTDDEFRTYTGEAQEDSSALVLPLGNIQYTWGSRSNHQVFLGTSRADVAVGTLALETGYRYQFQDGTKWSLAILPTILEGEVWRDPYLENQARSTTDEKGTAYRMQINNIAGSLFSLDLAYGKRELDSELSGSGANLTANEMAALDRNADILYGKFKMMLPVRKGVMLFPALIYTQQDANGSAMKSNTYGAEVSSFISAGNHQFAFTVTYLNRQYDSANPVFDNVTREDDEWKAFLAYEYPGIFYADNLSLVAFGGVNNSSSNIAFYDEKDWITSVGLNWEF, encoded by the coding sequence ATGAAAAGGGCATGGAGTGTCTTAGCAGTGTCACTGAGTGTTGTCTCTTATGGTGCTGCAGCTAAATTGGGAGAAAGTAATGGCTTTAGTGGCGAAATCGCACTAAACGCCGCTTACGCTAGCAAAACGTCAAACCTTAGCAATACCGATGATGAATTTCGCACCTATACCGGTGAGGCACAAGAAGACAGTAGCGCATTAGTTCTGCCACTGGGTAACATTCAATACACCTGGGGCTCACGTTCCAACCATCAAGTTTTCTTAGGTACTTCTCGAGCCGACGTTGCCGTAGGTACACTGGCACTTGAAACCGGCTACCGCTATCAATTTCAAGATGGGACCAAGTGGAGCCTAGCGATTTTGCCAACCATTCTTGAAGGTGAAGTATGGCGCGACCCTTACCTTGAAAATCAAGCTCGGAGCACAACAGACGAGAAAGGCACCGCCTATCGTATGCAAATCAATAACATCGCCGGCTCGCTTTTCAGCCTCGACCTTGCTTATGGCAAGCGTGAATTAGACTCGGAGTTATCTGGCTCTGGCGCGAATTTAACGGCGAATGAAATGGCAGCGCTCGACAGAAATGCCGATATCCTCTACGGCAAATTCAAAATGATGCTGCCTGTCCGCAAAGGAGTCATGTTATTCCCTGCGCTTATCTACACCCAGCAAGATGCAAACGGTAGCGCGATGAAGAGCAACACCTATGGTGCTGAAGTTTCTTCCTTTATCTCTGCTGGCAATCACCAATTTGCTTTCACCGTGACGTATCTCAACCGACAATATGATAGTGCAAACCCAGTGTTCGACAATGTCACTCGCGAAGATGATGAATGGAAAGCGTTTTTGGCCTATGAATATCCGGGCATCTTCTACGCAGATAACCTCTCTTTGGTCGCATTTGGTGGTGTGAACAACAGCAGCTCCA